In Amycolatopsis methanolica 239, a single genomic region encodes these proteins:
- a CDS encoding TetR/AcrR family transcriptional regulator, whose amino-acid sequence MTTPASRTGLRADARRNRARVLAAAHEAFADEGPSVPLDEIARRAGVGAGTVYRHFPSKEMLFEAVVLDRIAWLAGQARERLEVADPGAAFFEFFDVVAEQALLNKALCDALEASTGLPFKAASDERAEFRGAFADLLRRAQAAGAVRADVEPGDLTALLAGYLAIQRQAPAGRPLAKIIADGLRA is encoded by the coding sequence GCGCGCCGCAACCGCGCCCGTGTCCTGGCGGCGGCGCACGAGGCGTTCGCGGACGAGGGCCCGTCGGTGCCGCTGGACGAGATCGCCCGGCGGGCGGGGGTCGGCGCCGGCACGGTGTACCGGCACTTCCCCAGCAAGGAAATGCTGTTCGAGGCCGTCGTGCTGGACCGGATCGCGTGGCTGGCCGGGCAGGCGCGGGAGCGGCTCGAGGTGGCCGACCCCGGCGCGGCGTTCTTCGAGTTCTTCGACGTGGTGGCCGAGCAGGCGCTGCTGAACAAGGCCCTGTGCGACGCGCTGGAGGCGAGCACCGGGCTGCCGTTCAAGGCCGCGTCGGACGAACGCGCCGAGTTCCGCGGCGCGTTCGCCGACCTGCTGCGCCGGGCGCAGGCCGCGGGCGCCGTCCGCGCGGACGTCGAACCCGGCGACCTGACCGCGCTGCTCGCGGGCTACCTCGCGATCCAGCGCCAGGCCCCGGCGGGCCGCCCACTGGCGAAGATCATCGCCGACGGCCTCCGGGCCTAG
- a CDS encoding FecCD family ABC transporter permease, with amino-acid sequence MTVVATARPRTRRQRRLAGIGGLAVLLVLICAASVALGTKSIPLGEVWTALTQPSGSESDIIVRSLRLPRTVLGLLVGLAIGVAGALMQGHTRNPLADPGLLGVTHGAALAVVFAVVVLGINGLYGFIWFGFAGALLASVAVFLLGAVGGKGATPVTLALAGAAVSALLHGLVSAIILGDERGMEIYRFWRIGSIAGRDFAITGQIAPFLVAGLLLALINTPGLNTLALGEDVATALGQRVLRTRVLGVAAITLLTGSAVAACGPIAFLGLVVPHLARAITGPDYRWLVPVAGLLGAVLLLTADVLGRVLTGDNFEVGILLAIIGAPVFIVLVRRRGLSKV; translated from the coding sequence GTGACGGTGGTGGCGACAGCCCGGCCACGGACGCGGAGGCAGCGTCGTCTCGCCGGGATCGGCGGACTCGCCGTCCTGCTGGTCCTCATCTGCGCGGCGAGCGTCGCGCTCGGTACGAAGTCGATCCCGCTCGGTGAGGTGTGGACGGCGCTCACCCAGCCGTCAGGGTCCGAATCGGACATCATCGTCCGGTCGCTGCGGTTGCCGCGCACCGTGCTCGGCCTGCTCGTCGGGCTCGCGATCGGCGTCGCGGGCGCGCTCATGCAGGGCCACACGCGCAACCCGCTCGCCGACCCCGGTCTGCTCGGTGTCACGCACGGCGCGGCGCTGGCTGTCGTGTTCGCGGTCGTGGTGCTCGGGATCAACGGCCTGTACGGCTTCATCTGGTTCGGGTTCGCCGGCGCCCTGCTGGCCAGCGTCGCGGTGTTCCTGCTCGGCGCGGTCGGCGGCAAGGGCGCGACCCCGGTGACGCTCGCGCTCGCCGGCGCCGCGGTGAGCGCGCTGCTGCACGGGCTGGTGTCGGCGATCATCCTCGGCGACGAGCGCGGCATGGAGATCTACCGCTTCTGGCGGATCGGGTCGATCGCCGGGCGCGACTTCGCGATCACCGGCCAGATCGCGCCGTTCCTGGTGGCCGGCCTGCTGCTCGCGCTGATCAACACGCCCGGCCTGAACACGCTGGCGCTGGGCGAGGACGTCGCCACCGCGCTCGGCCAGCGCGTGCTGCGCACCCGGGTCCTCGGCGTCGCCGCGATCACGCTGCTGACCGGTTCGGCGGTCGCCGCATGCGGGCCGATCGCGTTCCTCGGGCTCGTCGTGCCGCACCTGGCCCGCGCGATCACCGGCCCGGACTACCGCTGGCTCGTGCCGGTGGCCGGGCTGCTGGGCGCGGTGCTGCTCCTGACGGCCGACGTGCTCGGGCGGGTGCTGACCGGCGACAACTTCGAGGTCGGCATCCTGCTCGCGATCATCGGGGCGCCGGTGTTCATCGTGCTGGTGCGGCGGCGGGGGCTGAGCAAGGTATGA
- a CDS encoding iron-siderophore ABC transporter substrate-binding protein, whose product MTRPWRAALALAVTASLTLTACGGGSDEATQTSGAGQAGFPRTIQHAMGSTVLETQPKTVAALDTSYVDAALALEAQVVAYTKYRNFDQLPEYLGEDRRFGEGAKVIGPLETPDVEQLYDIKPDVIVSAKVRHEKYYEQFTGVAPTVFSTTTGGIWKDNIRLLAQVLGKEPLAEQKIGAYEQRAQRIGQEIAAKLGRTPTVSIVRFVEGEPTVRLYSSASYPGVVMADAKLSRPAGQPDSTDKISVNLSQEDIAKLDADVIFVSSYSDETKTAEDPKAKFQANPLWATLKGKIVDVSDTTWFSAVSLQGASAMLTDLANQFGVTP is encoded by the coding sequence ATGACGAGACCGTGGCGAGCAGCACTGGCGCTGGCCGTGACCGCGAGCCTGACCCTCACCGCGTGCGGGGGCGGCAGCGACGAGGCCACGCAGACGAGCGGGGCCGGCCAGGCGGGCTTCCCCCGCACGATCCAGCACGCGATGGGCTCGACCGTGCTCGAGACGCAGCCGAAGACGGTCGCCGCGCTCGACACAAGCTACGTGGACGCCGCGCTCGCACTGGAAGCCCAGGTCGTGGCGTACACGAAGTACCGCAACTTCGACCAGCTGCCTGAGTACCTGGGTGAGGACCGCCGGTTCGGCGAGGGCGCCAAGGTGATCGGCCCGCTGGAGACCCCGGACGTCGAACAGCTCTACGACATCAAGCCGGACGTGATCGTTTCGGCGAAGGTGCGGCACGAGAAGTACTACGAGCAGTTCACCGGGGTCGCGCCGACGGTCTTCTCGACGACGACCGGCGGGATCTGGAAGGACAACATCCGGCTGCTCGCGCAGGTCCTCGGCAAGGAGCCGCTGGCCGAGCAGAAGATCGGCGCGTACGAGCAGCGCGCGCAGCGGATCGGCCAGGAGATCGCCGCGAAGCTCGGCCGCACGCCGACGGTGTCGATCGTGCGGTTCGTCGAGGGTGAGCCGACCGTGCGGCTCTACAGCAGCGCGTCCTACCCCGGCGTCGTGATGGCCGACGCCAAGCTGTCCCGGCCGGCCGGGCAGCCGGACTCGACCGACAAGATCTCGGTGAACCTCAGCCAGGAGGACATCGCGAAGCTGGACGCGGACGTCATCTTCGTGTCGTCGTACTCCGACGAGACGAAGACGGCGGAGGACCCGAAGGCGAAGTTCCAGGCCAACCCGCTGTGGGCGACGCTGAAGGGCAAGATCGTCGACGTCTCCGACACCACGTGGTTCAGCGCCGTGAGCCTGCAAGGCGCCTCGGCGATGCTGACGGACCTGGCGAACCAGTTCGGCGTCACGCCGTGA
- a CDS encoding putative quinol monooxygenase, with amino-acid sequence MIFITAKFRILPQHADDWPDIARDFTLATRAEPGCLWFDWSRSVEDPNEYVLVEAFRDGDAGAAHVQSEHFREAQRTLPPHLAETPRIVNFEVPQEDWSELGEMAVDR; translated from the coding sequence ATGATTTTCATCACCGCGAAGTTCCGGATCCTGCCCCAGCACGCCGACGACTGGCCCGACATCGCGCGGGACTTCACCCTCGCCACCCGCGCTGAGCCGGGCTGCCTGTGGTTCGACTGGTCGCGCAGCGTCGAGGACCCCAACGAGTACGTGCTGGTGGAAGCCTTCCGCGACGGCGACGCGGGCGCGGCGCACGTCCAGTCCGAGCACTTCCGCGAAGCCCAGCGAACGCTGCCGCCGCATCTGGCGGAGACCCCGCGCATCGTCAACTTCGAGGTGCCGCAGGAGGACTGGTCCGAGCTGGGCGAGATGGCGGTGGACCGCTAG